One segment of Anastrepha obliqua isolate idAnaObli1 chromosome 3, idAnaObli1_1.0, whole genome shotgun sequence DNA contains the following:
- the LOC129242058 gene encoding ice-structuring glycoprotein-like, with the protein MAKFLIVLCALFACAVAKPGLIAPFAAPLVEAPLAAAAVNAPLDAAYASSRLDINQRYGAALVPTAFAAAPAKLVAPAPVAAPLAAAPVAAPLAAAPAKLLASAPVAAPLAAPVATPLAYANLPLDAAYASSRLDINQRYGAALVPTAFAAAPAKLVAPAPVAAPLAAAPVAAPLAAAPAKLLASAPVAAPLAAPVAAPLAYANLPLDATYASSRLDINQRYGAALVPTAFAAAPAKLVAPAPVAAPLAAAPAKLLASAPVAAPLASPVAAPLAYANLPLDAAYASSRLDINQRYGAALVPTAFAAAPAKLVAPAPVAAPLAAAPVAAPLAAAPAKLLASAPVAAPLAAPVATPLAYANLPLDAAYASSRLDINQRYGAALVPTAFAAAPAKLVAPAPVAAPLAAAPAKLLASAPVAAPLAAPVAAPLAYANLPLDATYASSRLDINQRYGAALVPTAFAAAPAKLVAPAPVAAPLAAAPVAAPLAAAPAKLLASAPVAAPLAAPVAAPLAYANLPLDAAYASSRLDINQRYGAALMPTAFAAAPAKLVAPAPVAASLAAAPVAAPLAAAPAKLLASAPVAAVAAPLKYTAATPALW; encoded by the exons ATGGCCAAATTC TTGATTGTCCTGTGTGCTTTATTTGCCTGCGCTGTCGCTAAACCAGGTTTAATTGCCCCCTTTGCTGCTCCATTAGTCGAAGCACCTCTTGCCGCAGCTGCTGTTAACGCTCCATTGGATGCCGCTTATGCCAGCAGCCGTCTTGACATTAACCAGCGTTATGGCGCCGCTTTAGTGCCCACAGCTTTTGCTGCTGCTCCAGCTAAACTTGTAGCCCCCGCACCAGTAGCTGCACCTTTGGCTGCCGCTCCAGTTGCTGCACCTCTAGCCGCTGCTCCAGCTAAACTTTTGGCGTCCGCTCCAGTAGCCGCTCCATTAGCTGCTCCAGTCGCTACACCTCTTGCCTACGCCAATCTTCCCCTGGATGCCGCTTACGCCAGCAGCCGTCTTGACATTAATCAGCGTTATGGCGCCGCTTTAGTGCCCACAGCTTTTGCTGCTGCTCCAGCTAAACTTGTAGCCCCCGCACCAGTAGCTGCACCTTTGGCTGCCGCTCCAGTTGCTGCACCTCTAGCCGCTGCTCCAGCTAAACTTTTGGCCTCCGCTCCAGTAGCCGCTCCATTGGCTGCTCCAGTCGCCGCACCTCTTGCCTACGCCAATCTTCCCCTGGATGCCACTTACGCCAGCAGCCGTCTTGACATTAATCAGCGTTATGGCGCCGCTTTAGTGCCCACAGCTTTTGCTGCTGCTCCAGCTAAACTTGTAGCCCCCGCACCAGTAGCTGCACCTTTGGCTGCCGCTCCAGCTAAACTTTTGGCCTCCGCTCCAGTAGCCGCTCCATTGGCTTCTCCAGTCGCCGCACCTCTTGCCTACGCCAATCTTCCCCTGGATGCCGCTTACGCCAGCAGCCGTCTTGACATTAATCAGCGTTATGGCGCCGCTTTAGTGCCCACAGCTTTTGCTGCTGCTCCAGCTAAACTTGTAGCCCCCGCACCAGTAGCTGCACCTTTGGCTGCCGCTCCAGTTGCTGCACCTCTAGCCGCTGCTCCAGCTAAACTTTTGGCGTCCGCTCCAGTAGCCGCTCCATTAGCTGCTCCAGTCGCCACACCTCTTGCCTACGCCAATCTTCCCCTGGATGCCGCTTACGCCAGCAGCCGTCTTGACATTAATCAGCGTTATGGCGCCGCTTTAGTGCCCACAGCTTTTGCTGCTGCTCCAGCTAAACTTGTAGCCCCCGCACCAGTAGCTGCACCCTTGGCTGCCGCTCCAGCTAAACTTTTGGCCTCCGCTCCAGTAGCCGCTCCATTGGCTGCTCCAGTCGCCGCACCTCTTGCCTACGCCAATCTTCCCCTGGATGCCACTTACGCCAGCAGCCGTCTTGACATTAATCAGCGTTATGGCGCCGCTTTAGTGCCCACAGCTTTTGCTGCTGCTCCAGCTAAACTTGTAGCCCCCGCACCAGTAGCTGCACCTTTGGCTGCCGCTCCAGTTGCTGCACCTCTAGCCGCTGCTCCAGCTAAACTTTTGGCGTCCGCTCCAGTAGCCGCTCCATTGGCTGCTCCAGTCGCCGCACCTCTTGCCTACGCCAATCTTCCCCTGGATGCCGCTTACGCCAGCAGCCGTCTTGACATTAATCAGCGTTATGGCGCCGCTTTAATGCCCACAGCTTTTGCTGCTGCTCCAGCTAAACTTGTAGCCCCCGCACCAGTAGCTGCATCTTTGGCTGCCGCTCCAGTTGCTGCACCTCTAGCCGCTGCTCCAGCTAAACTTTTGGCCTCCGCTCCAGTCGCCGCGGTAGCTGCTCCTCTGAAGTACACTGCGGCGACACCAGCTCTTTGGTAA
- the LOC129241648 gene encoding cuticle protein 16.5-like — protein MFKYVIVVLATIACAAAKPSLVHAPFAAAPLAVAAPAPIVTATSSQIVARTHNGIAAAPIVAAAPLAAPLPLAAKVIAPAHLPAAPLAAPIAPLARYAAAAPLAAPIAPLARYAAPLAPAAVAPIARYAAAPFAYSAPLAAPLAAVASPLAYARSYAAPLHYAAAPALW, from the exons ATGTTCAAATAC GTTATTGTTGTCCTGGCCACCATTGCCTGCGCCGCTGCCAAGCCTAGTCTCGTGCATGCTCCTTTCGCTGCTGCACCTCTCGCCGTTGCAGCACCCGCACCGATTGTCACCGCCACTAGCAGCCAAATTGTTGCAAGAACACATAATGGAATAGCTGCTGCACCCATTGTTGCCGCTGCTCCCCTGGCTGCTCCTCTGCCTCTGGCTGCAAAAGTGATCGCTCCAGCCCACCTACCCGCTGCCCCATTGGCTGCACCCATTGCTCCTTTGGCCCGCTATGCTGCAGCTGCCCCTCTAGCCGCACCAATTGCTCCTTTGGCACGTTATGCTGCACCTCTGGCCCCCGCCGCTGTTGCTCCGATTGCCCGCTATGCAGCCGCTCCTTTTGCCTACTCAGCGCCACTGGCTGCTCCTCTGGCCGCTGTTGCTTCACCCCTGGCTTACGCGCGCTCCTATGCGGCACCTCTTCACTACGCAGCCGCACCAGCGCTGTGGTAA